CCACATGTGCTTTTTTTGTCGAAAACCCTATCTCATATACAAACGACGTTTTTAGGTTTTAAAATACGTTTCGTATAAATATACATTTTATATTTATTGGGTTGTACATTTGTTGCGCAACCTTATTCTTTTACCAACTTAGTAAAGGAGGGACACCTTTGGAAAATATCTCTGATTTATGGAATAGTGCCTTAAAAGAATTAGAAAAAAAGGTAAGCAAGCCTAGTTATGAGACATGGTTAAAATCCACAACGGCTCATAACTTGAAGAAAGACGTATTAACGATTACAGCTCCAAATGAATTTGCTCGTGACTGGCTAGAATCTCATTACTCTGAACTAATTTCAGAAACACTATACGATTTAACAGGGGCAAAATTAGCAATTCGCTTTATTATTCCCCAAAGTCAAGCTGAAGAGGACATTGATCTTCCTCCAGTTAAGCCGAATCCAGCACAAGATGATTCAGCTCATTTACCACAGAGCATGTTAAATCCAAAATATACATTTGATACATTTGTTATTGGCTCTGGTAACCGTTTTGCCCATGCAGCTTCATTAGCTGTAGCTGAGGCGCCAGCTAAAGCGTATAATCCACTCTTTATTTACGGGGGCGTTGGACTTGGAAAGACGCATTTAATGCACGCGATTGGTCATTATGTAATTGAACATAATCCAAATGCAAAAGTTGTATATTTATCATCAGAAAAATTTACAAATGAATTTATTAACTCTATTCGTGATAATAAAGCTGTTGATTTTCGTAATAAATATCGCAACGTAGATGTTTTATTGATAGATGATATTCAATTTCTTGCTGGAAAAGAACAAACTCAAGAAGAGTTTTTCCATACATTTAATGCATTACACGAAGAAAGTAAACAAATTGTAATTTCTAGTGATCGACCACCAAAAGAAATTCCAACTTTAGAAGATCGTCTTCGTTCCCGCTTTGAATGGGGACTCATTACAGATATTACGCCGCCAGATTTAG
This genomic interval from Bacillus thuringiensis contains the following:
- the dnaA gene encoding chromosomal replication initiator protein DnaA, encoding MENISDLWNSALKELEKKVSKPSYETWLKSTTAHNLKKDVLTITAPNEFARDWLESHYSELISETLYDLTGAKLAIRFIIPQSQAEEDIDLPPVKPNPAQDDSAHLPQSMLNPKYTFDTFVIGSGNRFAHAASLAVAEAPAKAYNPLFIYGGVGLGKTHLMHAIGHYVIEHNPNAKVVYLSSEKFTNEFINSIRDNKAVDFRNKYRNVDVLLIDDIQFLAGKEQTQEEFFHTFNALHEESKQIVISSDRPPKEIPTLEDRLRSRFEWGLITDITPPDLETRIAILRKKAKAEGLDIPNEVMLYIANQIDSNIRELEGALIRVVAYSSLINKDINADLAAEALKDIIPNSKPKIISIYDIQKAVGDVYQVKLEDFKAKKRTKSVAFPRQIAMYLSRELTDSSLPKIGEEFGGRDHTTVIHAHEKISKLLKTDTQLQKQVEEINGILK